The DNA window CAGCTTGGGATAAAGTAGAAAAAACTGTTGTTTGCATATGCAGGGCTACATACAGCTAggtctcccttcctccctttccCCTGACAGTTCAGTATAATAAGTCAGAGGGCACAGCAAGGGAAAACCAAGCAATTTGATTGTTAGCATGTGTTAAGCAACCATTATGAATAATCTACAGAAGAACACAGGTGTGGCTTcaggacaagtctgtgaatgtccctgagcggcccagccagagcccagacttgaacccgatcaaacatctctggagagacctgaaaatagctgtgaaGCAATGCTCCCCATCCATCCTGACAGCtggagaggatctgcagagaatgggagaaatacccggAATACAGGTGTGCCACGCTTGTAGcctcatacccaagaagactcgaggctgtaatcactgccaaaggtgcctcaacaaagtactgagtaaagggtctgaatacttatgtaaatgtgatatttgtttttttattttttaatacatttgcaaacatttctaaaaacctgttttcgctttgtcattatggggtattgtgtgtacattgatgagaataaaaatgaatttaatacattttataacaaGGTTGTAACGTaacaatgtggaaaaagtgaagcagtctgaatactttctgaaggcactgtatctGCAAATATGTATCGGCtatatattgaaaaatacattgcagAACATCATATTTGTCTTCCTGTTCTCTAAGACATCGGAATCGGTATCAGTCTTGAAAAATTCATATCTAGTCCTAACGTTACCTCTAGATATTGACAGATAGTTTGGCGAGGTAAATTACTCAGCGTGAGTCGGTGGGGTTGAGGAcagaggagacttctttgattgtaaatacAGGCAAAGAAATCCCATGTAGTATGTCTTTAAGGTTGTAATGAAATAAAAGGCGAACATTCTGAAAGGGTTCGTAAATGTATATCAGCAAAGAGCACACAGTATGCTATTTTGTGCTGGGTTCAGAGTTTAGACCTAAAATGTGCAATTGGACACATTATATAATGCATACATTTTGCTGCAGCCTCCACAATTGTGAAAAATAAGATGTGCTCTACTGAACGCTTAACCTTTCTGTAAGGTTTTGTCTTGGAGTGagcaatacatttaatataatcCAATTAGCCACATTTTCTACGAGTTAAGTGGTTTAGTCCCCAACAGGCATCTCATTTCcaagaaatgaaaattatttttcttgagATGGAACACATACTCCTTTGAACATTTAATTCTGTAAACATTCACACACTTAGTTTATCCACATTGCCAACATTTATTCATTCTGaattacattaacatttaattgtCATACACATTACACTAATATGCTTAAATGTTTATAAGTAGACTTTTAAAGCACTGTTActgacaaatgttgattaaacTCCTGAATGTCTGAGGTTATGCCCAACTAAACAGGACAAGCAGCTTAATTCAGGTTAATATTCACACTCCCAGATTGGGAAGTTGCAATCACTCATGTAAATAATTAGGACagtaataaagaaaaacattcagtgaTTCAGAAAATTCATAGATCAGCAAACTGCTCCAAAGCTTCAAATTCAGTTCTCACTGTTTTCAATACACCAGAGCCCTGATAGTTTAAATGCACTAACATTTATTTGCTGGAATACATTGATCCCACAACTGTGTACCTGTTAGGGTAGGCTGGCTTTATGGCCAGAGAATGAAGATGGACAGAAAATTAAGCAACACATTTTGATATTGTTTAGCAAAACATTCTTCAGATTCTAGGACAGATTAAGATAAGGTGCTAGTTCTACAATATCTCTACAGTTTCAATTTCCAGGTCATTTTCAGCAGTTTCAGATCCACTGAAACACTCCTCATTCTGTGCAAGGGGTTcatcacctgtgtgtgtttttaggtgTTTTTTAAGGGTTGACTGGTCACTGTAACTCTTATTACATTGGGTGCAAGAGTACAACTTCTCTTTTGTGTGAACTTGCTCATGTCTCTTGAGATGTCCAGCTCTGCTGAAAGTCTTCTCACAGTATGAGCAGCTGTACAGTTTTTCCCCTGTATGAGTTCGCTGGTGCAGCTTTAGGCTGCTTGCTACACTGAAATTCTTTCCACAATCTGCACAGCTATatggtttctctcctgtgtgtatcCTCATGTGTATGGTCAGATGGCCTGCTTGACTGAAGGTTTTTTCACACAGGTTGCAGTGGTATGGCCTCTCACCTGTATGAACTCTGTAGTGTGTTTTGAGATCACCCAAGCCGTTAAATCTCTTATCGCACTGAGAGCAACTGtacggtttctctcctgtgtgaatTCTCTGGTGTATTCTTAAGTTTCCAGCATTGCCAAAGGTCTTTTCACATACATTGCAGTGGTACGGTTTCTCTCCTGTATGAGTTCGAAGATGCACTTTCAGTTGGTTGTGCTCACTGAATCTTTTCCCACAGTGAGGACAGCAGTATGGTCTCTCTCCAGTGTGAATTCGCTTGTGTATTCTGAGCTGCCCAGGCTGACCATAACTCTTTCCACACACATTGCAGCTGAAAGGTCTTTCTCCTGTGTGAGTGCGCTTGTGTGCTTTCAGCAGGTCAGCCCGGCCAAAGCGCTTCCCACAGTAGCTGCAGCAGTGTGACTTCTCTCCACTGTGAGTTCTGAGGTGCACTTTAAGAGTTCCCACCCGACTGAAGGTCTTCTCACACAGGTTACATGGATAAAAACCTTGGCTGTTTTTGGTAGACTCTGCTATATTTACATGCACAGCAGATAATGATTTCAGAAGGGTGCTGGAGAGATCTGGGTCTGGCTGTTGGTGCTCTGTAGAAGGTCTAATGTCACTCCCTCCAGTTATGTCAGGTGCAAAGTCTGAAACATTAGGCTGACAGTGATTATCTGATGCAAACGTCCTACAGAGCTGCTTGTTCAGCATTTCACCAGGCTCCTCTTGCTCAGACTCTTCCATTTCCACTGCTTCTTCCTCACTAGTACCAATGTTCAAGTGATGGTCAGATATGATGGTTGTGCTCACACCACAATCACTGTCTCTGGAATCCAAGTCTGGACTATGTGGGGCCTGTGTGTTGGCATAGTATTCTGGGTCTGTGAATTCCTCCTCATCCTTCTCTGATTTAATCATCTTTGCCTCTAAACTGGGTGGGGCATGGGTGGTGGAAAGGTCCATTGCGCAGTCCTGTTCCACATCAAGGTTGTattctgcattttctgacttaaGCGCTAACGGCACACAATCTGAGGCTTTTTTAATGCCAACAGATCCTGCTGTTGCCGCTTGAGCTTCCAGACACCTCTCAGCATCCAGTTTTGTCATGGGTACAGAGCCACTGGGCTCCTGCTGTCGGTACCTGTGGTGATCCTTGAGGACTTGTTTGACGTCACCTGGTTGCTGTTGGACTGGTTCATGCTTGAGTTTACCTCTTGACTGCTTGGGAAGTTCACTGCTCACAGCCATAGAAACAAGAGTGCAGTCTTTCCCTTTGACTTCTGTAAAGAGCATAAACAGAGCAATAGGCCATTGAATAGTCTTTATCCAAACTGAAAGAGctgtctgaaataaatgttaaatcaacAGATCGACCCACAGATTTCTATAAATGTCTAAACtataacagacaaacaaaccaaTATCGAAATAAGGAAGCAACACGGTAAGCATGCTCAGCATACTAAGACTTAACAATTACATAGTTCCACTGGTTACCTGAAACTGCTATTTTGGTAGAGTTACCAATGGGCACGCTTGAAAACTGTACCTGCAGCAGACAAGTGACAACACTATTTTGTGTATGTCAACCGGGATACCATCTCTACACCTATCAAATCCATCTGGTTCATTCATCTGGATGCaaattaatatactgtattacacTTACATTTTGTATATCAATATACCAGTATACCAGGCTACCAGTACCACTAAGTTCAATAAACTTTAGTTTTACATGTGccagcaataaataaaagacttttctgcttaaaaaaaaaaagctagctATCTTGCTCTGCCGTTTAGGAATGAGGGAAATGGCTAACATTAGCCAGAGCCAGACTAGGGTTGCAAAGGGTCGGAATATTTCCGGTAAATTTCTGGAAATTTTGGAACGGAAGTTAAGCTCGGGAATTTTGCAcaatttcattataaaaatcttACCTTTTAACAGTGAACTTATTTGGGGGGGAATACACCTAAAAAAAGCAATACTAGGTCTTATggcatgttttggttaaaaggattcccatttaattgaattgtaaccATGCACTGGAtttactctgtctctgtctctatctattgaaaacagataagatttcattgctatgtaagtattactgctcaaaatatttcggttatatacgttatttttgaaattgagtgtctttaaataggttagtggtattttataatgaggatatttcacactgtaatgtaagcgttagttagtagtgtaatagtttttgtgacgcatcatgtctttctatgatttaccatgcaaagcagctaacgttagcaataaaATGCTACCACAATGCGGATcaattaacaatcataatcgctatcttacttgtaagctatgacctatagttttacagactaactaactaaatacaatttatatataCTATATCTATCAAGGAACCTCATCACTTGACACTTGGCTACTCGATGCTGTCGTAgacgatgacatcatttttgggACTTACAGGCCACCATAGCTTCTCCTATGTTgttggaaagggaggggtggggggggggtattcagttggttgcaatctgcaacctcatggctagatgccactaacttctacacactgcacctttaaataggaattcagtaaaattacaaCCCTCTGCATGCAGTGCATTCTCCCATCATGTGTGCAGCCCACATTACTGCCAACACTACCGCACTGTCTGAGCCAAAGGACTACATGCTTTCAGGTAAGTTTTATTACTggagtgaatatattttatattttttatatttcagttcacCGACAGATAGTAGCCTAATGCAAAGTACACAGTTTTATTAACACCttctgctagctagctgttaccACGTGATGTAGCTTGATTGAGCATGCTAATTGAGGAGttttaatgaatctatttctattcattctttattgtaaaacatttattttataaatgagttgtTCACTTTAAACCCTAAGGCCTATTCTGAATTGTTATTtcgttatgttttgtttttgtcatggaAAAAGGGGTCGTAACTAATATTTTTAGTTGATGAAATTAACGCCGTCTGATAGGATATTTTATCGCTGTGAAGTGGCATGGAGACGTCGTATAAATATTGGTAATTTTGGACAAGCAGTTAGCTTCTCTTCAAAACTTTCTGtctttggtcatgtagtgtgcTGCCGACGTCACTCGGCACTACTCACGGTATACTGCTCATCACTAGAACCTTGCGCAGTAGAATGGAtgtattttgttcatgtttattCCACATGTCTGTCATTCCTTTACTTTTTCTAAAAACTCGCGCTTCAACTATCTATGTAAATAGAATTCTAAAACAACACTCGGAAGACTGTTTTTAGGGGTCTTCTTTGTTAagagaaaagtcttttttttggaggggggtcaTAGAGAATGTTCGCAATTATGTCTGCTTATGATATGGTGAAAGATTTGTTTCTATTTGCATATGACATGGTAAATGCAGCCTGAGTAAATagggctatatttccattttattcccaTTATTTCCCATTAATTCCCATAAATTCCCATTAATTTCCATGGAAAGTTTCCATCCTTGAATATTCCCGGAATTTTGCAACCCTAAACCAGACTAACTGTGGTGGTTTTGGATTTGAGGTCGTCTGTTACccaatgctgctacccaatgtGAGACTCATAAACTTTGAATGACAATAcactttgaatgaccacattctcttcggacggcaagatgaaaaaacacagggccaagttacttgaaataatttaggaaacattggggagcagcatttctttggaatacagcatgtttaatgTGTGAACTAAGATAgctgatatttttattgtaacttggcctaattttgatatcagtactttaaGTGGCACTCCTATATTTAGCAAATCTTAAATCACTTATAgacagtgttttgtatgtgagtaactgtacatttttgcatgttgaaagcatgtttttcttcagattgggatggcaggtatgccatccaccccagttacgccttggcggggcggtatgccccatacctatacagcacagggAGTTTGaaacttttcagggttccccacagaaataactgcaacagccacagactctcagcccttaagaacattaatttatgtacattctgaccccatttcaacagggagatttcataaacaatttcacatatccacacaataaagccccaaactaagggtattttgcattttctcctcctcctttttcctgccagaaatgctcctagcccacaaataggtcattggtcattttacatacatcaaccaataaaaacatgtaaacaaaATGATCATATATACAAGTGCGCACAATTTGCATCAGACATGCGTACTTCCCATGTAGCCTAGTGCCACTGTCTTTTGGTTGGAACTGTTTACAGGACTGAGAGACCAGGGTTCAATTCCCCCCTCCGACAGCAGCAAACCTCTAAACTCAGTAAACTGGCTTGCTGCCTaactaaaaaatacatttaaactattgcttttgcatctgtaaaatctgtCCGGGACAGTTCCGTTTTGGCATTTTCAGCGTGTTTAACGTTAGCTCccttgtgtgtgagtaacttccCATTCTTGTACATTGAAAACcgtgtttttccttacatacaTTTTACTGCAAGAATCTTTTTGTCTCTCCGTAAGCCAGTGCGATACCAGCTGACGCCAGAAGTGGCCGCCAGTCAATATGAGATTCATAGGCACGTCACAGGACGTcttgagccgcgtttccaccgcaggaactataccccggaactaggaaccttttgaggaactcagtgcgtttccaccgcaggaactagggtctaaatttagttctgggggctttgttttaccccccaaaacgttcctgctcggggggtagtactttccgaaagtacaggaaccttttgggtggagcttgcagcgctgaacatttctgattggtcgagtactcgtagcatttgtgttgtatttattttccgccattacccgccatgtttgaaaatatgcagcggcaaaccaatttatttgcataataacttcaaatcaaacttgtatgttatgcggcgcagtagcctacttttggttatagcctgtcaacgtcttggaattataacgtgtgctcttctgttcttttcttgctttagtattcgttttataaaatgccaagcattcgtgctgggacagcatattacgtaggctaccaaaacattcaaacggattaattcggttgctgaatattttcttccggattttctttgttagcccgttgtaattgactcaaaacgtttgatacagttatgtgaggtatgcggtagttctgcataattaacattggtgatacagtacaagcaaactggaaatcaccttccgcactttttatccgggtaaaataacaggttaattctagtaatcttccctttagctttttcagactgccgtaattttactcaattttactgccatttttcaattccacgaaaagaccaggaagactatggactaatttatggtgcatggttcgcatctggagggcacacttcgctgctcggctagcagtaacttcgaaggaaagcaaacggtggctgtaccgctactaatttacattttcacgcaagtccgagttttcgttctatttttgtcattttgcgattagcctatatggaattgacgacgagaaagtaataaaacagcaaattgtttacaacatgtgcatgttttctgctgttaatgaatgtgtttgagaggatatatgaaaatcaataaatacaaaagtaaccatatatagtcattgttggtaacccgttgtatataagtggaataaatcCCTCCGGggtgtcccggttattagaaaataatgtaggctacttcggtggtagtatggggttacagaagaaatcatatgacagatggaccgacgacaacgtcagtgggctaatttgcctaatcttcgcggtacttgagaccccggtggaaacgcagacaaccattgactgaaggaaccttttagttcctggtaaagtagttcctgggactgaaagttccgggtaattttggtggaaacgcggctttggTTGCTGGAATATTAGCAAGAACCTAAGCTAGTGTCTGTCtgaagccgcgtttccaccaaaattacccggaactttcagtcccaggaactactttaccaggaactaaaaggttccttcagccaatggttgtctgcgtttccaccggggtctaaagtcccgcgaagattaggcaaattagcccactgacatatgaaaaagcgacgttgtcgtcggtccatctgtcatatgatttcttctgtaaccccatactaccaccgtagtagcctacattattttctaataaccgggacagcccggaggggtttatttcacttatatacaacgggttaccaacaatgactatatatggttacttttgtatttattgattttcatatatcctctcaaacacattcattatgtttttatgcgaacattcgctttcatgtcttgacatccgaagcgacagaatacattcacatttatatgtataactggcaacaacagcagaaaacatgcacacgttgtaaacaatttgctgtttgattactttctcgtcgtcaattccatataggctaatggcaaaatgacaagaatagaacgaaaactcggacttgcgtgaaaatgtaaattagtagtggtacagccaccgtttgctttccttcgaagttactgctagccgagcagcgaagtgtgccctccagatgcgaaccatgcaccataaattagtccatagtcttcctggtcttttcgtggaattgaaaaatggcagtaaaattgagtaaaattacggcagtctgaaatgtggtcagctaaaagcttttattttctatttgcaGGTAAGAACACATGAAGCACGCATTTTCAATAGTTTTACTACGCGTACGAATTCCTGTTGACTTTTACATGCTTATACATGGTAATGTGGTAAGATATTGTTGGCTAAACTGGTTAGTAATATAACTAGCTTCTGAGCTAGCCGCAGGTTATATTGTATGGAGGACTAAatgtgacaaaattaaataaataaataaataaataaataattaaataaataaatgtggaattaaataaataaataatcattaaataagttaataattatataaatacttcattttatttcgaaattattaaataattcccACCTCGaggctaattaattaattcatgttGTATTTCCGAATGgcttatttcatttcataatgacacttttaaaaattgtaagCCCTCCTGTCAATTAACATGAGCGGGGCTGGACCTGTCCACTGATTGGGTAATCTTTTGCCATTGTTTTCTTGGTCTTGTTCTGAGCAGCGCTGGTGGAATCCATAGAGGTTCCTATGTAGGCTCTATGTTGGAATCTATGGCCTGATAGTTAGTTTGCTATCTATGCTCGTTTCAATGCTGTAACGTAATATTCGGATAGGAGGAGCAAGGTAATGCATCTACTGACTATGTGATGCAGACGTTTTTGGTACATGACACGAAACTAGCTTTCTAGCTTTGGTTAGTGCGGAGATAGTCCTGCTGGCAGGACCTGCGAGTGGGGTGGCAACAGTGGCATTTGCTCTGCTGGCTTGCTAGTTAAGTACTAAGCATTTAGTTAATCATCAGAGTTGTTCTTAACTAGCTAATGCCagctgaataataaataaagagtagTTAAGTAAACGCTGGATCAAATAAATGCACTGACACGTGCTAagtagctagttaaaactagctTTCTAGCTTCTGTCAGCATTTGAAGAGACAGTAATAAAAGAGACAGCCCTTCTGGCCGGGAACTGTGATTGGGGTGGCTAGCGGCAGTAGCCCTGCTAGCTACCAAACAGTAGGTTCTTAATCAGCGATGTTCCTAGCTAGCGTTATCTAGTTAACATGCTAATGATAATagttatgaaaaaaacaatgaagcaaACCTTTGAGTGTTGGatctaaataaaataactttcatTTGCTAGTCACTAGTTTAAACtagcttctgtttgtgttctggGAGACAGCCATGTTTAAATGAAGACACTTCATCAACCCGACAAGGCAGGAACTGCAAGTGGGACGGCTAGCCGCATTAGCCCCGCTAGCTACCTAGCAAGCAAGCAATGTTCTTAATCACAGCAGTGTTAAAATGACGTAGCGTTATCCTTTAAAAGTTTaacctgtgtgttttgtgtttttgcgaCTTGCTTTCATTCCAATAAAGGATTTGCActcattcaataaatgtgtggATGCACTGTTTATTGATTTGCACCCTATGTTGGGAATAgacctatttttatacagtctatggaaCAGACGTGCGTGAAGCGGCTAGTACATCACAATAGCTGTTGCACTAGGGTTTACTCTGTATAATTTTAACATGCAAACCGATATTTGCAGTGccgcctgccattaaaagtattgacatcaaaattacgccaagttactgtactacaaacaatataggctatcttgcctcacagaaatgaaagaagttgtattccaaagcaatgctacccaatgtctcctacattgtttcaagtcacttggcccagtgtattttaattttaccatATCACAATGTCGTCATTCAGGCCTTGTGTCACATAAAAGTCAAAATAACTACAATTTCCCAATGCTagacatttaaatgtatgttcaaaactgctggtgaatacctACAGGAAGCATCTTCCTCCAGAAAAGATGTTTAatacttggttgtcaagttcatttcactcagggtttccgccagtgtattgcaagaccggcggcccgccgggcctaagcatcggggaattatttttttttttaaatgtatttttaagatgttttttaaactacagttacagtggggcggcttggTTGGAAAGCTTACCAGGGAAATCTGTTGATTAAAACGTGAgtgcactataggaaaacagcagggctgtgcatagagtgacgttcaacacttgatgcttccaactatcacaagctaacggtacctagcaaggcaccatttctttagtaggctaactaacctcgttacaaactgttttatcacttcatctcgtcggtaagtacattctttttatattaacttaagcagtgtgtaggtaacgttaaaccagtagcatgaatgtaacgttcgatacattgtaagattacatgatttattaatcgccatctaaataacgacttcacttgtttattaataacgttagcttggtgacattgatgtgcacgacaacgtggtcatttagctaacttagctagctagccaaacagtcagtaatacagatacatagatattttgttgttgttgaaatgtgcccagcattccaacgCTGTACactgttgtaagattcagtagcaaataagtaggcagtgttgtgcatatcccgctcttacagctcgtttccagcccaaaccagtgcagagagcaaacttttttttgtcagtgacatttccttctgacatctacgacggcaatcgcaaacacgacatttattttgcctttttgtatagctatttccatggataaaatcgcatctattattattatgtattggtaaaaacatttacttcacatccagggagatagccaactacttgctagttacatgacatgtgtagccatttagtaatacgatcgcatttcaggctagaaaataacccgttaatccacagaaattgctgagttgtcttagaatctttatcgcaacaaaatgtatcaaggctggcagcctggatcaaatttgttgtgacagctgtcGTCccaaacaaacacctgagagaggctgcctgcgtgcatgcctcccccaaggcgttacgtcattgttttgcagtgCGCAGCTGTCATAAAACACATGCTGGCTTcgataagcggaatcgataagctcggagccatacgattccaatgaataggacaacttggaaccggttcgcg is part of the Anguilla anguilla isolate fAngAng1 chromosome 10, fAngAng1.pri, whole genome shotgun sequence genome and encodes:
- the LOC118237091 gene encoding zinc finger protein 436-like — its product is MQAVNQTFIMSKSKNLKAFLASSLNEIFKATVNDILDSVEETLSEYHEKIQRIEAENESLRRSLQGREDVNGGEKKEVKGKDCTLVSMAVSSELPKQSRGKLKHEPVQQQPGDVKQVLKDHHRYRQQEPSGSVPMTKLDAERCLEAQAATAGSVGIKKASDCVPLALKSENAEYNLDVEQDCAMDLSTTHAPPSLEAKMIKSEKDEEEFTDPEYYANTQAPHSPDLDSRDSDCGVSTTIISDHHLNIGTSEEEAVEMEESEQEEPGEMLNKQLCRTFASDNHCQPNVSDFAPDITGGSDIRPSTEHQQPDPDLSSTLLKSLSAVHVNIAESTKNSQGFYPCNLCEKTFSRVGTLKVHLRTHSGEKSHCCSYCGKRFGRADLLKAHKRTHTGERPFSCNVCGKSYGQPGQLRIHKRIHTGERPYCCPHCGKRFSEHNQLKVHLRTHTGEKPYHCNVCEKTFGNAGNLRIHQRIHTGEKPYSCSQCDKRFNGLGDLKTHYRVHTGERPYHCNLCEKTFSQAGHLTIHMRIHTGEKPYSCADCGKNFSVASSLKLHQRTHTGEKLYSCSYCEKTFSRAGHLKRHEQVHTKEKLYSCTQCNKSYSDQSTLKKHLKTHTGDEPLAQNEECFSGSETAENDLEIETVEIL